In the genome of Amaranthus tricolor cultivar Red isolate AtriRed21 chromosome 15, ASM2621246v1, whole genome shotgun sequence, one region contains:
- the LOC130800926 gene encoding phosphomevalonate kinase, peroxisomal, which yields MEVVASAPGKVLMTGGYLVLERPNAGLVLSTNARFYASVKPIYDDVKPEAWSWTWMDVKLTSPQLARETVYKMSMKNLTLQCVSSGDARNPFVEQALQYVIAAALAKFDQDKKHDLQKRLLLGLDITIMGANEFYSYRDQLEARGLPLTPESLALLPPFSSITFNADNKNGAHCKPEVAKTGLGSSAAMTTAVVAALLHYLNIVNLSEPAQGRHQESSCDADLDLVHMIAQTSHCIAQGKVGSGFDVSCAVYGSQRYVRFSPDILSSAQVAGIGPLLREVIVDVLEAKWDHQMTKFALPPRMTLLLGEPGSGGSSTPSMVGAVKKWQKSEPEKSLHTFKKLSEANSMLENELKKLRKLAEEDNMAYDSIIDRCSLHKSEKWIEQSTSPIEQAVVEALFGARNAMLEIRCHMRRMGEAAGIPIEPDSQTRLLDATMDMEGVILAGIPGAGGFDAVFALTLGDSSSKLANAWSSFNVLALPVREDPRGASLENGDPRLEGITSGISSANIN from the exons AGTTGCTTCAGCTCCTGGGAAAGTCTTGATGACTGGTGGTTATCTTGTTCTGGAGAGACCAAATGCTGGACTTGTTCTGAGTACCAATGCTCGGTTTTATGCATCTGTCAAGCCAATTTATGATGATGTGAAGCCTGAGGCTTGGTCATGG ACATGGATGGATGTAAAGCTAACATCTCCCCAGCTTGCAAGGGAAACAGTGTATAAAATGTCAATGAAGAACTTAACTCTGCAATGTGTTTCATCAGG tgATGCTAGAAATCCTTTTGTCGAACAAGCTTTGCAGTACGTTATAGCAGCAGCTCTTGCTAAATTCGACCAGGATAAGAAGCATGATTTGCAGAAACGACTCCTGCTAG GGCTTGACATTACAATTATGGGCGCCAATGAGTTTTATTCATATCGAGATCAG TTAGAAGCTCGTGGACTACCTCTTACACCCGAATCATTGGCTCTACTCCCTCCTTTCTCTTCTATTACCTTCAATGCAGATAATAAAAATGGTGCACATTGTAAACCTGAAGTGGCTAAAACTGGGTTAGGGTCATCTGCAGCAATGACAACAGCAGTAGTTGCTGCTCTCCTTCATTATTTGAATATTGTTAATCTGTCAGAGCCAGCCCAAGGCCGTCATCAAGAAAGTAGTTGTGATGCTGATCTTGATCTCGTGCACATGATAGCTCAAACTTCTCATTGTATCGCCCAAGGGAAAGTTGGCAGTGGGTTTGATGTTAGTTGTGCAGTTTATGGAAGTCAACGATATGTCCGCTTTTCTCCAGACATTTTATCATCTGCACAG GTCGCAGGGATAGGTCCGCTACTCCGGGAAGTCATTGTTGATGTCCTGGAAGCAAAGTGGGATCATCAGATGACTAAGTTTGCCTTGCCACCACGAATGACACTT TTACTGGGTGAGCCTGGAAGTGGTGGATCATCCACACCATCAATGGTTGGCGCTGttaaaaagtggcaaaaatctGAACCTGAAAAGTCGCTTCACACATTCAAAAAATTGTCTGAAGCAAATTCAATGCTTGAGAATGAGTTAAAGAAGCTGAGGAAACTAGCGGAAGAAGATAATATGGCGTATGATAGCATTATTGACAGATGTTCTTTGCATAAATCAGAAAAG TGGATAGAACAATCAACTTCCCCTATCGAGCAAGCAGTTGTTGAAGCACTTTTCGGTGCTAGAAATGCGATGCTTGAGATTAGATGTCATATGCGCCGAATGGGAGAAGCTGCTGGTATCCCG ATAGAACCCGATTCACAAACTCGGCTTTTGGACGCAACAATGGACATGGAAGGTGTCATATTGGCTGGAATTCCTGGAGCAGGTGGCTTCGATGCAGTTTTTGCATTGACATTAGGTGATTCAAGCAGTAAACTCGCTAACGCATGGAGTTCATTCAATGTACTAGCTCTCCCAGTCCGAGAAGACCCTCGTGGTGCGAGTTTGGAGAACGGTGATCCACGGTTGGAAGGCATCACGTCAGGCATTTCTTCAGCAAATATCAACTAA
- the LOC130801384 gene encoding uncharacterized protein LOC130801384, with protein MDFELRRAREKLQKEQKQRKEMAKLKIEREKRAKQEASRRREAIEVVQRARRLDAAQAQIKADEQMAESLLSGGGIMFHRVLEPMLYPGVGDKIKLPPSCFTELSDQGAFDKGPVYFKLSIAGRESSSDVPADKENRGVTHSGVLEFTAEEGFVDLPPHVWSNLFPSEAPATPLIEIQYVRLPKGSYAKLQPEEVSFLDIPNHKAVLETSLRQHATLSQDDMITVRHGELVFKLRVLELKPSQSVSVLETDIEVEIVNPVSASEKSDLKVLKPLTFGTPESGVVEEGLYMYYKFSLDNDVWSTIESGNARIEVKLEAETDLGDTDLYISKHPLMFPTHHQHHWSSHDVGSKTLILSSKDQNLGLGTYSIGIYGFRGTTKYKLLVNIQENTKLGQQAGLSTSTADVDSVECGNCKHYIPNRSIALHEAYCRRHNLVCHYAGCGVVLRVEDAANHVHCNKCGKAFQQAEMEKHMKVFHEPIHCSCGIVLEKEEMVQHQSSDCPMRMITCRFCGDIVQAGSFPVDMRDRLRGLSEHESVCGSRTAPCDSCGRAVMLKEMDIHQIAVHPNN; from the exons ATGGATTTCGAACTTCGAAGAGCGAGAGAAAAGTTGCAGAAAGAGCAAAAGCAGAGGAAAGAAATGGCGAAATTGAAGATTGAAAGGGAAAAGAGAGCTAAACAGGAAGCTTCTCGTCGACGAGAAGCCATTGAAGTTGTTCAACGAGCTCGTCGTCTTGATGCTGCTCAAGCTCAAATTAAG GCAGATGAGCAAATGGCTGAAAGTTTATTATCAGGAGGAGGAATCATGTTTCATCGCGTCTTAGAACCTATGCTTTATCCTGGTGTAGGAGATAAGATTAAGCTACCTCCATCTTGCTTCACTGAACTGTCAGATCAAGGTGCATTTGATAAAGGGCCTGTATATTTTAAGTTGTCTATTGCTGGTCGAGAGAGTTCTTCCGACGTACCTGCTGATAAAGAGAATCGTGGAGTGACGCATTCAGGTGTGTTGGAGTTTACAGCAGAAGAAGGATTTGTTGATCTTCCTCCACATGTTTGGAGCAACTTATTTCCCTCTGAAGCACCAGCTACCCCTTTGATTGAGATTCAGTATGTTCGATTGCCTAAAGGATCATATGCAAAACTTCAACCTGAGGAGGTTAGCTTTTTGGACATACCAAATCACAAGGCTGTCCTTGAAACAAGCCTCCGTCAGCATGCTACTCTTTCTCAGGATGACATGATTACTGTTAGACATGGAGAGCTTGTCTTCAAACTACGTGTCCTTGAGTTAAAGCCCTCTCAAAGTGTTTCTGTCTTGGAAACAGATATTGAAGTTGAAATAGTCAACCCTGTTTCAGCCTCAGAGAAAAGTGACTTAAAGGTCCTGAAACCACTAACTTTCGGCACACCTGAATCGGGGGTTGTTGAGGAAGGGTTATATATGTATTACAAATTCTCACTTGACAATGATGTGTGGAGTACGATTGAATCTGGCAATGCCAGAATTGAGGTAAAGTTAGAGGCAGAGACAGACTTGGGCGATACTGATCTTTACATATCCAAACATCCGCTCATGTTTCCCACACATCATCAACACCACTGGTCCTCTCATGATGTGGGTTCCAAGACATTGATTCTTAGCTCAAAGGACCAGAATTTGGGTTTAGGCACATACAGTATTGGTATATATGGCTTTAGAGGAACTACAAAGTACAAATTATTGGTTAACATTCAGGAAAACACTAAACTTGGTCAGCAAGCTGGGCTGTCCACATCAACTGCAGATGTAGATTCTGTAGAATGTGGGAATTGCAAGCACTACATACCTAATAGAAGTATAGCTTTGCATGAAGCTTATTGCCGTAGACACAATCTTGTATGCCATTATGCTGGCTGTGGAGTTGTTCTAAGAGTGGAGGATGCTGCAAACCATGTGCACTGCAATAAATGTGGGAAGGCCTTTCAGCAAGCTGAGATGGAGAAACACATGAAGGTTTTCCATGAGCCCATTCATTGTTCATGTGGAATAGTTCTTGAAAAGGAAGAAATG GTCCAACACCAGTCCTCAGATTGTCCTATGCGGATGATAACTTGTCGATTCTGTGGTGACATAGTTCAAGCTGGAAGTTTTCCGGTGGATATGCGAGACCGGTTAAGAGGATTATCAGAACATGAGAGTGTTTGTGGTTCCAGGACTGCTCCATGTGATTCTTGTGGACGTGCAGTTATGTTGAAAGAGATGGACATCCACCAGATTGCTGTTCACCCAAATAATTAG